GTTTGCAACTTCGTAGGTTTGACTTGAAAGAGAAAATGGGTGACTTTTATGTTGCAAAAGCTGAGAAACTCGACTTTTGTCGCGATAGTTTTGGCTGCCAGAGGAACGCTTCTGATATGCTGTCTATTGCTCTTCTGCTATTTACTATTTTCAACTTTGACAAATACGTTTTTAATTCCCACGAACGACCTTTTAGGGGATGTGGCTTCAATTTTAAAAGGAGAACTCTGGCGCGTTATAACGAGTACTGTGTACTTTTCTGAATGGACGCCCTTAATTAAGACGGTTCTTATAGTTTTGGTCCTTTGCCCCTTTATAGAATGGAAAATTGGCAGTCCTGTGCTTGTTATGAGCTTTTTTGCTTCTAGTTGGATCGGCATTTTGTTATTTTGCTTTGGATTTGGCGGTATCATTCGGTCAACAGTTGGCATAAACACCTACGTTTATGCTTTTTATGGCGGCACACTGTCAGTCTATGCGTTATTTCCACTGGCAGTATTAGCGTTCTTGATAAAGAAACCTGCCTTTTCTTTGTTGGCAAAGTGCGTTTTAGTTGGCGGTCTTCTGTTGTACTTTACAGTGGGGTTTTGGCCGAATTCAGATACACCAGAGCCTGCAGTCATTGTACAGATTAGTCAATTATGCGGTGTTCTTTCCGGCCTTTTCTGTGCCCTTATAGTCGTGGCGCTAAGAAATTGGAAGAAAGTTCCCTTCTTTTCTGCCAAACCGAGCAACTGATCTTATAAGACTTAAGAAAATTTGGTGCTAATGATGCTAATGAAAAGAAAACGGGTGAATTTTATGTTGTTAAAGTTGAGAAGACCCAATCTTTTATCCGTATTTTTGAATGCTAGAGGAACATTCCTTATCTGCTGCATATTGATAGTTTGTTATCTTTTGTTTTCGTTTTTAACGAATGTTCTTTTAATACCATCAGCCAACTTTGTCGGGAGCATACCTTCAATTTTAAGAGGGGAACTTTGGCAATTGTAACGAGCACAGTTTACCACTATGAATGGCCGCACTTAATGAAGAATATGCTTGCAGTGATTGTGCTTGGGCCATTTATCGAGTGGAAAATTGGCAGTACACCATTCGTCATTAGTTTTTTTGTTTCTAGTTGGCTTGGTGTCTTGCTGTTTTGCTTCGGATTCGGCGGGTTCATTCAATCAGCGTTTGGAATAGGCACCTATATTGAATCGTTTTACGGTGTGTCATTGTCTGGATATGCCTTATTTCCACTAGCTATATTGGCATTTTTAATCGAAAAACCCACATTTTCCTTTATGACGAAGATTGTTGCGTTTACATCGACTCTTTATTACGTCACAGTGGGATATTGGCCGAATCTAGCCATGTCAGATATTGAAAAAAATGTTCAGGTGGCGCATTCATGCGGCCTTCTTGTAGGCCTTTTCTGTGTATTGGTCATCTTGATAATAAAGCATCGGGAGAAGATGTTCTCTTTTTCAAGTCGATCAAAATGATTGATCACGCTGATGTGTTTGAAATCAGGAGGGCACGAACGCCTTGTAAA
This genomic window from Lacticaseibacillus paracasei subsp. paracasei contains:
- a CDS encoding rhomboid family intramembrane serine protease, with translation MLQKLRNSTFVAIVLAARGTLLICCLLLFCYLLFSTLTNTFLIPTNDLLGDVASILKGELWRVITSTVYFSEWTPLIKTVLIVLVLCPFIEWKIGSPVLVMSFFASSWIGILLFCFGFGGIIRSTVGINTYVYAFYGGTLSVYALFPLAVLAFLIKKPAFSLLAKCVLVGGLLLYFTVGFWPNSDTPEPAVIVQISQLCGVLSGLFCALIVVALRNWKKVPFFSAKPSN